A section of the Humulus lupulus chromosome 2, drHumLupu1.1, whole genome shotgun sequence genome encodes:
- the LOC133817844 gene encoding uncharacterized protein LOC133817844 isoform X1 produces the protein MENITPSELAGFGVGTFLLCATIAAPKVDAFISASQRSSLGMCKKCGNLRMIACAKCKGVGLIREGSLFGISLGDESKVRSTACVNCQGKGQFSCPECSKSSA, from the exons ATGGAGAACATAACACCAAGCGAGCTTGCAGGTTTTGGAGTTGGGACTTTCCTCCTATGCGCCACCATTGCTGCGCCGAAGGTCGATGCTTTCATCTCTGCCTCTCAGCGCAG CTCTCTAGGTATGTGCAAGAAATGTGGCAATCTTAGGATGATAGCATGCGCAAAATGTAAAGGTGTTGGGTTAATCAGAGAAGGCTCACTATTCGGTATAAGTTTAGGGGATGAATCAAAGGTAAGATCTACTGCATGTGTTAATTGTCAAGGCAAAGGTCAATTTAGCTGCCCTGAATGTTCGAAATCCTCGGCTTGA